Proteins encoded in a region of the Tribolium castaneum strain GA2 chromosome 7, icTriCast1.1, whole genome shotgun sequence genome:
- the LOC103314436 gene encoding TATA-binding protein-associated factor 2N isoform X1 produces MTTMGCFKYTLIHLSTLLLLAHCATVKDIFNLNTRVPRDNKYYPRYSSSTTNLQPLNRAVKPEESPESESPANPVEKRCTRCDSSYSDSRYPYEARPRYDERRYRPYDYDDRRYDRYDRYDDRRYDDRRYDRYDDRYERDRYDRRPGYDRYDRDRYDRYDRDRYDYGGRYDRYDRDYDRGFGYDNRGYDYRDRGFGDYQTSGGGWDGGRGYGGRPEGGAGYWGTGGYASGWNYGGGRDEGRDRAYDGFKPWDETYRGTSGWDSQGRGFYFATGIPEVGTEHWGSKGYLDRDRNPGPSDSHHTSVSPLITIQPVDDKRYSGGGGGAGGGGYYRPRDPYDGYRSTSYLYGRPSSTTTDQSPENDTGVTQSPGQDNTSG; encoded by the exons ATGACCACCATGGGGTGTTTTAAG tacACCTTGATCCACTTATCAACTCTACTTCTTCTGGCTCATTGTGCAACCGTCAAAGACATATTTAACCTCAACACACGTGTGCCACGTGACAACAAGTACTACCCCCGCTACAGTTCCAGTACTACCAACCTCCAACCGCTAAACCGTGCTGTCAAACCGGAGGAATCCCCCGAAAGCGAATCTCCCGCCAATCCGGTTGAAAAACGATGCACCCGATGTGACTCGAGTTATTCCGATTCGCGATATCCGTACGAGGCGAGGCCGAGGTATGACGAACGTCGATACCGGCCATATGACTATGACGATCGACGTTATGACCGATATGACCGTTATGACGATCGGAGATACGATGATCGGAGATATGACCGATATGATGATCGGTATGAAAGGGACCGGTATGACAGGAGGCCGGGGTATGACCGCTATGATAGGGATCGGTATGACCGGTATGATAGGGATCGGTATGATTATGGGGGGAGGTATGACCGGTATGATAGGGATTATGACCGGGGATTTGGGTACGATAATCGGGGGTATGACTATAGGGATCGGGGATTTGGGGATTATCAGACGTCGGGTGGGGGATGGGATGGAGGGAGGGGGTATGGAGGGCGGCCGGAAGGGGGAGCGGGGTACTGGGGGACTGGGGGGTATGCTAGTGGATGGAACTATGGAGGAGGGAGGGACGAAGGAAGAGATAG GGCTTATGACGGCTTCAAACCGTGGGATGAGACATACAGAGGAACCTCTGGATGGGATAGCCAAGGTCGAGGATTTTATTTCGCAACGGGAATCCCCGAAGTTGGGACCGAACATTGGGGAAGTAAAGGATATCTAGATCGGGACAG AAATCCTGGACCTTCCGACAGCCATCACACATCGGTTTCCCCTCTAATAACGATCCAGCCGGTGGACGATAAACG GTACAGTGGCGGAGGCGGAGGGGCAGGAGGTGGGGGTTATTACCGACCTCGAGATCCCTATGACGGCTACCGGAGTACAAGCTATTTGTATGGAAGGCCGTCCTCGACCACCACCGACCAGAGCCCGGAAAATGACACCGGAGTGACACAAAGTCCGGGACAAGACAACACCTCAGGTTAA
- the LOC103314436 gene encoding aspartate and glycine-rich protein isoform X3, with translation MTTMGCFKYTLIHLSTLLLLAHCATVKDIFNLNTRVPRDNKYYPRYSSSTTNLQPLNRAVKPEESPESESPANPVEKRCTRCDSSYSDSRYPYEARPRYDERRYRPYDYDDRRYDRYDRYDDRRYDDRRYDRYDDRYERDRYDRRPGYDRYDRDRYDRYDRDRYDYGGRYDRYDRDYDRGFGYDNRGYDYRDRGFGDYQTSGGGWDGGRGYGGRPEGGAGYWGTGGYASGWNYGGGRDEGRDRNPGPSDSHHTSVSPLITIQPVDDKRYSGGGGGAGGGGYYRPRDPYDGYRSTSYLYGRPSSTTTDQSPENDTGVTQSPGQDNTSG, from the exons ATGACCACCATGGGGTGTTTTAAG tacACCTTGATCCACTTATCAACTCTACTTCTTCTGGCTCATTGTGCAACCGTCAAAGACATATTTAACCTCAACACACGTGTGCCACGTGACAACAAGTACTACCCCCGCTACAGTTCCAGTACTACCAACCTCCAACCGCTAAACCGTGCTGTCAAACCGGAGGAATCCCCCGAAAGCGAATCTCCCGCCAATCCGGTTGAAAAACGATGCACCCGATGTGACTCGAGTTATTCCGATTCGCGATATCCGTACGAGGCGAGGCCGAGGTATGACGAACGTCGATACCGGCCATATGACTATGACGATCGACGTTATGACCGATATGACCGTTATGACGATCGGAGATACGATGATCGGAGATATGACCGATATGATGATCGGTATGAAAGGGACCGGTATGACAGGAGGCCGGGGTATGACCGCTATGATAGGGATCGGTATGACCGGTATGATAGGGATCGGTATGATTATGGGGGGAGGTATGACCGGTATGATAGGGATTATGACCGGGGATTTGGGTACGATAATCGGGGGTATGACTATAGGGATCGGGGATTTGGGGATTATCAGACGTCGGGTGGGGGATGGGATGGAGGGAGGGGGTATGGAGGGCGGCCGGAAGGGGGAGCGGGGTACTGGGGGACTGGGGGGTATGCTAGTGGATGGAACTATGGAGGAGGGAGGGACGAAGGAAGAGATAG AAATCCTGGACCTTCCGACAGCCATCACACATCGGTTTCCCCTCTAATAACGATCCAGCCGGTGGACGATAAACG GTACAGTGGCGGAGGCGGAGGGGCAGGAGGTGGGGGTTATTACCGACCTCGAGATCCCTATGACGGCTACCGGAGTACAAGCTATTTGTATGGAAGGCCGTCCTCGACCACCACCGACCAGAGCCCGGAAAATGACACCGGAGTGACACAAAGTCCGGGACAAGACAACACCTCAGGTTAA
- the LOC103314436 gene encoding TATA-binding protein-associated factor 2N isoform X4 — MTTMGCFKYTLIHLSTLLLLAHCATVKDIFNLNTRVPRDNKYYPRYSSSTTNLQPLNRAVKPEESPESESPANPVEKRCTRCDSSYSDSRYPYEARPRYDERRYRPYDYDDRRYDRYDRYDDRRYDDRRYDRYDDRYERDRYDRRPGYDRYDRDRYDRYDRDRYDYGGRYDRYDRDYDRGFGYDNRGYDYRDRGFGDYQTSGGGWDGGRGYGGRPEGGAGYWGTGGYASGWNYGGGRDEGRDRYSGGGGGAGGGGYYRPRDPYDGYRSTSYLYGRPSSTTTDQSPENDTGVTQSPGQDNTSG; from the exons ATGACCACCATGGGGTGTTTTAAG tacACCTTGATCCACTTATCAACTCTACTTCTTCTGGCTCATTGTGCAACCGTCAAAGACATATTTAACCTCAACACACGTGTGCCACGTGACAACAAGTACTACCCCCGCTACAGTTCCAGTACTACCAACCTCCAACCGCTAAACCGTGCTGTCAAACCGGAGGAATCCCCCGAAAGCGAATCTCCCGCCAATCCGGTTGAAAAACGATGCACCCGATGTGACTCGAGTTATTCCGATTCGCGATATCCGTACGAGGCGAGGCCGAGGTATGACGAACGTCGATACCGGCCATATGACTATGACGATCGACGTTATGACCGATATGACCGTTATGACGATCGGAGATACGATGATCGGAGATATGACCGATATGATGATCGGTATGAAAGGGACCGGTATGACAGGAGGCCGGGGTATGACCGCTATGATAGGGATCGGTATGACCGGTATGATAGGGATCGGTATGATTATGGGGGGAGGTATGACCGGTATGATAGGGATTATGACCGGGGATTTGGGTACGATAATCGGGGGTATGACTATAGGGATCGGGGATTTGGGGATTATCAGACGTCGGGTGGGGGATGGGATGGAGGGAGGGGGTATGGAGGGCGGCCGGAAGGGGGAGCGGGGTACTGGGGGACTGGGGGGTATGCTAGTGGATGGAACTATGGAGGAGGGAGGGACGAAGGAAGAGATAG GTACAGTGGCGGAGGCGGAGGGGCAGGAGGTGGGGGTTATTACCGACCTCGAGATCCCTATGACGGCTACCGGAGTACAAGCTATTTGTATGGAAGGCCGTCCTCGACCACCACCGACCAGAGCCCGGAAAATGACACCGGAGTGACACAAAGTCCGGGACAAGACAACACCTCAGGTTAA
- the LOC103314436 gene encoding heterogeneous nuclear ribonucleoproteins A2/B1 isoform X2, with protein MTTMGCFKYTLIHLSTLLLLAHCATVKDIFNLNTRVPRDNKYYPRYSSSTTNLQPLNRAVKPEESPESESPANPVEKRCTRCDSSYSDSRYPYEARPRYDERRYRPYDYDDRRYDRYDRYDDRRYDDRRYDRYDDRYERDRYDRRPGYDRYDRDRYDRYDRDRYDYGGRYDRYDRDYDRGFGYDNRGYDYRDRGFGDYQTSGGGWDGGRGYGGRPEGGAGYWGTGGYASGWNYGGGRDEGRDRAYDGFKPWDETYRGTSGWDSQGRGFYFATGIPEVGTEHWGSKGYLDRDRYSGGGGGAGGGGYYRPRDPYDGYRSTSYLYGRPSSTTTDQSPENDTGVTQSPGQDNTSG; from the exons ATGACCACCATGGGGTGTTTTAAG tacACCTTGATCCACTTATCAACTCTACTTCTTCTGGCTCATTGTGCAACCGTCAAAGACATATTTAACCTCAACACACGTGTGCCACGTGACAACAAGTACTACCCCCGCTACAGTTCCAGTACTACCAACCTCCAACCGCTAAACCGTGCTGTCAAACCGGAGGAATCCCCCGAAAGCGAATCTCCCGCCAATCCGGTTGAAAAACGATGCACCCGATGTGACTCGAGTTATTCCGATTCGCGATATCCGTACGAGGCGAGGCCGAGGTATGACGAACGTCGATACCGGCCATATGACTATGACGATCGACGTTATGACCGATATGACCGTTATGACGATCGGAGATACGATGATCGGAGATATGACCGATATGATGATCGGTATGAAAGGGACCGGTATGACAGGAGGCCGGGGTATGACCGCTATGATAGGGATCGGTATGACCGGTATGATAGGGATCGGTATGATTATGGGGGGAGGTATGACCGGTATGATAGGGATTATGACCGGGGATTTGGGTACGATAATCGGGGGTATGACTATAGGGATCGGGGATTTGGGGATTATCAGACGTCGGGTGGGGGATGGGATGGAGGGAGGGGGTATGGAGGGCGGCCGGAAGGGGGAGCGGGGTACTGGGGGACTGGGGGGTATGCTAGTGGATGGAACTATGGAGGAGGGAGGGACGAAGGAAGAGATAG GGCTTATGACGGCTTCAAACCGTGGGATGAGACATACAGAGGAACCTCTGGATGGGATAGCCAAGGTCGAGGATTTTATTTCGCAACGGGAATCCCCGAAGTTGGGACCGAACATTGGGGAAGTAAAGGATATCTAGATCGGGACAG GTACAGTGGCGGAGGCGGAGGGGCAGGAGGTGGGGGTTATTACCGACCTCGAGATCCCTATGACGGCTACCGGAGTACAAGCTATTTGTATGGAAGGCCGTCCTCGACCACCACCGACCAGAGCCCGGAAAATGACACCGGAGTGACACAAAGTCCGGGACAAGACAACACCTCAGGTTAA